ATGGCATGAATGACGGTCGACCGCTGCCAGATAGCCGTGGCTTACTGCCAGAGGCTGTAAGTGTTTCTGCCCGACTGCTTGGCCTGATAAAGCGCCAAATCTGCCTGCTTAAGGAGTTGCTTGAGCGTGATCTCGGAGGAGGGGTCATACATGGTCAGGCCAATACTGAGCTGCACGGGGACCGCTTGGCCATGTATCTGCATCGGCACATTAAACATCCCGATCAGCATGCTAGCAATGGAGATCAAGCCCTCCGGCGAAGATTGATCTTTCAACACGATGACAAATTCATCGCCGCCTAAACGGCTAACCGTGTCAGAGTCGCGAATACAGGATTTCAGCTTGGTCGCGACCGCTTTAATCACTTCATCGCCGATATCATGCCCATGCTGATCATTGATCAATTTGAAATGATCGATATCCAGTGCCATCAATCCAAATTTTTTGCCTTCTCTTCTCGCCTCTGAGTGTGCGTAATTCAAGCGACTATCTAATAATCGTCGATTGGGTAAGCCAGTGAGGCTATCCATCAAAGCCCCTTCAGACAAATAGTATCGTTCCTGCGCAAAAAAGTAGGCCATGGTGCCCATTAAAAAACTGAACAAAAGACTCAACACCACCCCGATGCGCTTGCCAGGCAACGCGGCGATATGTTTGTTTTCAATCGCCCACTCCCAACTACCATTGGGCACCTTAGTTCGCTGTAAAAAAATATGTTTGTGATCAAACAACGCAGGATCCCCATAAAACACGCTTTTTTGCTCGGCGGTTCTGATCGCAAAAGTGAATTGAGGTTGCTGCAAATCTTTGAATGCATCCTGTAAAAAATGCGGGGTATCAATCACGGTCGACATCAGCCCCCAGTAATGCCCATCGATAAAGATAGGAAAACGATAAATCATGCCAGTGCCGCCCTGCATTAAGGCAAGCGGGCCATCCAACACGCCTTCGCGAGAGTCGATAGCCACTTTTACCTTGGGCCACTGCGTTGGCACTTGCCGGTAATCCACACCGAGAATCTTTTCGTTGCCTGCTTCTGGGTAAACATAAGCGAGCTTGTAATCCACCGCCACCGCCAGATTTCTGACATGGTGGGTATGCGCAAACAGGTCTGCCAGCATGGCTTGCATTTTGTCGCGTTGCAGGTCATCACGATAGACCTTGATGTAACTGGAGAATCCGTTTGAAATAAATAATAGTGCATTTAATTCACGATCCAACTCGGCACGCAGCAGGTTGCCGTAAGAAGCCGCTTCAAGGTAAGCGTCACTTTCCGCTTTCTGCCGTTGGTAATCCAACAGAAAGTGCCAAAACAAAAAAGCCAAAGTTGCTGCGAACACAGCAATCATCTGGCTTTTGAAGGTTTGACTCAATGTTAGACGCACGATGAACTTCACAAAAAACTTATTCAGTATTATAAATGAAGCCAAAGTCAGGCTTTTTGAGAAAGAACAAGTGTTTTATACCGCAATTATCCAATGATTCACGCGATCATGATCATCGTGACGCCCGCCTGCCCCACAAACATGGTTAAAAATCGATAAAGCCGATGGCAAACGCCATCATGATGAGGACGGCGAAAAGTAGGCTCAATGCCCGTACTGGATCTATGCCCCAGCGCACGCGATAGCAACCAACGCGCACAGCATGCGCGAAAGCAAGCGCGACGATTACCATCAGCAGCATATTTAGCATACGCACCTCCTGCATTCACTGACTCACGGTTTCACCTTACGGGTCGCGCAAGATGAAAGACCTACGTCACAGGATGATGCCGCAATCCCCCCCCATCTGCGAGACGCTGGAGGCTGAAGTTGTTGTCAGAATCCTCGTACAGCCATCGCCTCTCAAGTCCTAGCAGGACATTCTGACAGCGGAATCAGGCCAGCACTGACAAGCACGCAGCATATGGACAGCTATGATAAAAATACTTAACCAATGATAGGGGATTGAAATGTTTGATCAGACCACAAGTGAGGGAATGTGTTTTGCTCAGCCACCCGATATACAACCACCCGGGGTGCCAATAGAGGTGCCGGGTGATCTCCCCGGGCCGATTGACCCTGAGCCCGATACGCCTGATGCACCCATCAGCCCACCCGAACCAGACGTTCAACCTGACATTATCGGCAGGTCGGGCGCGCATTTCGCCTAAATTAGGACATCAAAAACCGATCGATTGACTGGTCACGGGGCTTGGCTGTTCACCCAGAGAAGGTCAGCAACAGCAATACCACCAGTAACAGCCCTAAGCCACCGCTGGGGAAATACCCCCAACTCGCGCTGTGCGACCAGGTTGGTAAAGCTCCTATCAATGCAAGCACGAGAATCACGATCAGTATGGTGCTAAACATCCTACGCTCCTGTCATGCAGCCAAGTCAGCAATGGTGTGATTGGATGCCAAGTTGAACAAGGTTTTATGATGCCCGCAAACCCAAAGCCCAACCATGATACTCACGCTGAAATGATTGTAGGAAACAATAAGGCAGGTGAGCACACCATTCGACACAATCGCGCTCCGTTTGGGTAGACTCCCCAATTCACACGCATACATAAGGTTAACCTATGAGTCTAAGCACATTTCAGTTCAGTGTTTCCATTTGGGAAATCATCATCCGAGGCTCCATTGTTTACTGGTTCCTGTTCCTCATCTTTAGGCTGATTCTGCGGCGTGACATGGGCGATGTAGGCATTGGTGATTTTTTGTTTGTGATGATTGTGGCCGATGCCTCGCAAAATGCGATGAGTGGCGATGCCAAGTCGATTCCTGACGGGTTGGCGCTGATTAGCGTGCTCGTGGTGTGGAATGTATTGATCGACTGGCTCAGTTTTAAAAATACCTGGATCAGAGGCCTGATCGAGCCGCCGCCTTTGGTGCTGGTGCGCAATGGCGTATTGCAGACACGCGCCATGCGAAAAGAATTTATAACGAAAGAGGACATTCTGTCCAAGCTACGTGAAGAAGGGATTGAGCACCTGTCACAAGTCAGAAAAATGCAGTTGGAGTCAGATGGCCAGCTCAGCATTATTCAACGCGAAAAATCAGAATAATCCTGCGGGTACGCAATCAATCCATAGAATCGGTGCTGAGTGGGGAAAAAATTCGTTTATTTTTTTGACTGCCGAATCTCTTGCAGCGTCTGCGCCAGCTGCAATCTTAACTGCGCATTATCGCCAGCAAGCAACAAACCTTGCTCCGCAACCGTCTCGGCCTGCTTCAGCTGTTGTTGTGCCAACAAGACATTGGCCAGATTATTATGTGCAGCGGCTGAATTAGGATACACCGTGATCATGCGCGTGAAGGTGTTTACTGCCAACGGCAAATCGTGGTTTGCATACGCCGCGTTGCCCAAACCCATTAATAACACTTCATGCGTAGGCCAACGCGCAACGGCCGTCTGATAAGCTGTCAGGCGCTCAACCACCGATGCGGTTTTTTCATAGCGCACTAAGGCGTTGGCAACCGCATCCGCATCCGCACTGGCTGACAACTTATCCGCAGACAAGGCGACGAATGCCCAATGGTCACTGCGCGCCCAAGTCCGCTCAAAAGCACTCAAGGACATTTCAAAGCGCGGATAAGTGCCCGACCTTAGCACGATGCGTTCACGGTCCAGATCAAACCCTACCACCACCGCATAATGCCAGGCAGGCACCCATGAAAAACCAAGGTTTTGCATCACCACCACTACATTACCCGCAGCGACTTCCTGCATCACAGCCTCAAGTTGCGACGGAATCTTCACGACGACTGCGCCATGCCGTCTTGCCGCGGCGAGCATTTCAATTTGCAAACTGCCTTGGCGGCTTGGCATATAAACTTCTGGCGTCAATTGATCGGGCGTGACGGCAATATGCACAGCAGTCAACGCGGTTGCTAAGGCCGCTGGCCCGCACTGATATTCTGATTGCGGAAAGAATGGTGTGTCTGAAAGCTCAACCTGTCTTGGTAAACGGGTCTGCTGCGTGACCTCGCGCACCCCACTGGCCGCGCAGGCAGTCAGCAGGCAACACAAAGCCAGCAGGCACACATGGCGCGCACTGGCTTGCAAACTGAGTATCCGCTTACCCAACGCAACGATCCATTAACGTACCGAGCGCGTAAACGGGAATATTTTTGTAAAGCCCAAAATATCTGTTAACAACAACACCAAAAACACCAGCACAACGGCACCGATAAAACCACCACCGGCCGGGGCTTTATCTAATTGGGAGGCCAGCTGATTCGCTTCGTCATCAGAGAGCGCAGCCACTCTAGACTTGGCTTCTTGTGGATCGATGCCTCGTTTCACCAACTGCGTTTGCACCTCTTCACGTGAAAGCATCTCAATAATTTTTGCCTTGTCTTGTGCAGCTTTATCGGAGATTGTCGCAGTTGCGACTTGCTCCGTGCCGATCATGGCAGCCTGCACTGCCTGAATAGAGCCAGTAAACAACAAAGATGCAACCAAAAAAGCACTTAAACAACGTTGAGCGAATAACATGATAATGTCCTCTTAATTAAGTTTGCGGCTAAAGCCATTCAAGGTATCCCAACGCTACAGCCTACCTGTGAGTGCCAACACCAAAAGTATCAACACTAATAAACCCACACCACCACTTGGGTAGTAGCCCCAGCCAGTACTGTATGGCCAAGTCGGTAACGCACCCACCAGCGCCAATATTAAAATCACCAGCAGTATCGTCCTCAGCATAGCATGGCCTCCAAAAATGAATGTTGCCAGCAAGCCTGGCGATCTCGTTATTAAATAAACAGATGAGGCTTGATCATGCAGGCAAGCAGACAACGCTACCATGCCAATATCACTGAATTTCGTGTAGGAAACGTCCGACGAGGCAATGGATGCGCAGTCAAGAGGACGCATCGTTGGCTGAAGGCAATCTAACCAAAAACAACAAAGCCCACCTTGCAATAGGTGGGCTTCAATAGTTTGTCATGCATGAGGGCTGCATATCGCCCGCGCTTGGCGGGACTAGGATTTAAAAATGCGCGTGATTAGGATTTAAAAAATTGAATGGGGATACTGCGTTTCTGATCATCCGTACACAGACCATCCCCGATCACAAAGACGCTGCCAAGGATACCATCGCCCTCAATATTGACTTTAAAATCGCAATTAAGTACGGCCTTACTGTTGGCAAGCAAAAAGCTCTTGCCCGAATACGCTTTGCGCAATACCGCATCTGCTGCCGCTTGTGGATCTGCCGCAGGGGCTCTAACAACCGGAGGCACGGCACTGGTGGCTGTCCATTTTCCAGTCAGCGGGCCATAAGGAGACGCTTCAAATTCAATGTCCCCATCGTTACTGATATCGTTGATTAAAATATTACCCATATAAACCGTGCCGTCTGGGCCGATAAGTTGCGCTTTATTTTTATACACGCCCAGCTTCACCATGTTGACTGAACACCCAGACAACGCCAACAACATGGCGAACAAAATACTGACACTCTTCATTCAATACACCCCATTTCAACACGATGCTTACTGCGTTGATGCAAATAAGTGGACAATAAACCAACCAACGATAATGAATATCACAGTTATATTTAATATTATAATCAATTAACGTTTTTAAAGATGACATCAATTTTAGTGCCATCTTGAGCATATTATGGTGATTTCACGCAATTTTTTGAAAAAATTGTTTTTTCTTGCCACTCGGCAGATTTATACAGGTCTTACAAGTTAATATAAACTTTATCAGCGACCAGAGGAAAACGCTGACAGGGTGAACAACACGCTGACCCAGCAAGCCCGCCAACCGTTAAAGAATCTACTGTTTGGTCCGTTGATGTTTTAACATCACGCTTCAGTGAAAATGTCCAAACAGTGAAAATGTCCAAACAATGAACACCCCCGGAAAATCGCCCATGGCATCGCGTCATTCATTTTTTTTTGCACCCATATGATCAAGCCAGGCTTATTATTTCTTTGTACGCATCTGCTGTGGATGTGTCTTGGTATTTCAGTCAATGCGCAGGAAATAGTCGTTAATCGTTTGGATGTCATTAACAATTCGTCACAGCTATCGCTTTCCGCGCAAGAAATCGACTGGATTAAACAGCATCAGTCCGTGCGTGTGGCGGTCAAAAATGGCTGGATGCCAATCGAGTTTCAACTAGAAAATCAAAAGCACAAAGGCGTTTCGATCCAGTATCTGGAAATGGTGAGCAAAGCCACCGGCTTGCAGTTCAAGATTGTCGACTACCACGACAACATGACGACCAATGAAGCATCGCTAATCACTGGCATCCGCGGTAAGAGCATCCCGGCAGGGTTCA
This Methylophilus medardicus DNA region includes the following protein-coding sequences:
- a CDS encoding DUF3309 family protein; protein product: MLRTILLVILILALVGALPTWPYSTGWGYYPSGGVGLLVLILLVLALTGRL
- a CDS encoding DUF421 domain-containing protein is translated as MSLSTFQFSVSIWEIIIRGSIVYWFLFLIFRLILRRDMGDVGIGDFLFVMIVADASQNAMSGDAKSIPDGLALISVLVVWNVLIDWLSFKNTWIRGLIEPPPLVLVRNGVLQTRAMRKEFITKEDILSKLREEGIEHLSQVRKMQLESDGQLSIIQREKSE
- a CDS encoding DUF3309 domain-containing protein yields the protein MLNMLLMVIVALAFAHAVRVGCYRVRWGIDPVRALSLLFAVLIMMAFAIGFIDF
- a CDS encoding diguanylate cyclase domain-containing protein → MIAVFAATLAFLFWHFLLDYQRQKAESDAYLEAASYGNLLRAELDRELNALLFISNGFSSYIKVYRDDLQRDKMQAMLADLFAHTHHVRNLAVAVDYKLAYVYPEAGNEKILGVDYRQVPTQWPKVKVAIDSREGVLDGPLALMQGGTGMIYRFPIFIDGHYWGLMSTVIDTPHFLQDAFKDLQQPQFTFAIRTAEQKSVFYGDPALFDHKHIFLQRTKVPNGSWEWAIENKHIAALPGKRIGVVLSLLFSFLMGTMAYFFAQERYYLSEGALMDSLTGLPNRRLLDSRLNYAHSEARREGKKFGLMALDIDHFKLINDQHGHDIGDEVIKAVATKLKSCIRDSDTVSRLGGDEFVIVLKDQSSPEGLISIASMLIGMFNVPMQIHGQAVPVQLSIGLTMYDPSSEITLKQLLKQADLALYQAKQSGRNTYSLWQ
- a CDS encoding PA2778 family cysteine peptidase — its product is MGKRILSLQASARHVCLLALCCLLTACAASGVREVTQQTRLPRQVELSDTPFFPQSEYQCGPAALATALTAVHIAVTPDQLTPEVYMPSRQGSLQIEMLAAARRHGAVVVKIPSQLEAVMQEVAAGNVVVVMQNLGFSWVPAWHYAVVVGFDLDRERIVLRSGTYPRFEMSLSAFERTWARSDHWAFVALSADKLSASADADAVANALVRYEKTASVVERLTAYQTAVARWPTHEVLLMGLGNAAYANHDLPLAVNTFTRMITVYPNSAAAHNNLANVLLAQQQLKQAETVAEQGLLLAGDNAQLRLQLAQTLQEIRQSKK
- a CDS encoding PA2779 family protein, coding for MLFAQRCLSAFLVASLLFTGSIQAVQAAMIGTEQVATATISDKAAQDKAKIIEMLSREEVQTQLVKRGIDPQEAKSRVAALSDDEANQLASQLDKAPAGGGFIGAVVLVFLVLLLTDILGFTKIFPFTRSVR
- a CDS encoding DUF3309 domain-containing protein codes for the protein MFSTILIVILVLALIGALPTWSHSASWGYFPSGGLGLLLVVLLLLTFSG